Proteins co-encoded in one Callospermophilus lateralis isolate mCalLat2 chromosome 2, mCalLat2.hap1, whole genome shotgun sequence genomic window:
- the Abitram gene encoding protein Abitram, with protein MATEPAASEPATSEPGVPSLVDRYFTRWYKADVKGKPCEDHCILQHSNRICVITLAESHPVLQSGKTIKSISYQISTNCSRLQNKVSGKFKRGAQFLTELAPLCKIYCSDGEEYTISSCVRGRLMEVNENILHKPSILQEKPSTEGYIAVVLPKFEESKSVTEGLLTQKQYEEVVVKRINATTATS; from the exons ATGGCTACAGAGCCCGCGGCCTCCGAGCCCGCGACTTCGGAGCCCGGGGTGCCGTCGCTCGTGGATCGTTACTTCACTCGTTGGTACAAAGCGG ATGTCAAAGGAAAACCCTGTGAAGATCACTGTATACTACAGCACTCTAACCG AATATGTGTCATCACATTGGCAGAATCTCATCCAGTTCTTCAAAGTGGAAAAACAATCAAAAGCATTTCCTATCAGATCAGTACCAATTGTAGCAGACTTCAGAACAAGGTCTCTGGGAAATTTAAGCGG GGGGCACAGTTTCTAACAGAACTTGCACCTCTGTGTAAGATTTACTGTTCAGATGGAGAGGAATATACCATATCTAG ttgTGTTAGAGGACGGTTGATGGAAGTGAATGAGAACATTCTCCACAAACCATCTATTCTTCAAGAAAAG CCATCTACTGAAGGCTACATTGCAGTTGTGTTACCCAAATTTGAGGAGAGCAAAAGTGTAACAGAAGGGTTACTGACACAAAAACAATACGAGGAGGTCGTGGTGAAACGCATTAATGCCACaacagctacatcatga